From Marinobacter bohaiensis:
CGTCCCCATGACGCAGGGTGACCTTGGTGTGCCCGGCCGGCACCTCGTCGCCGTAGATGGCGAAACCGGCACTGTCGGGACCGCGGTCGGTCATGGCGATGAGCATGGGCTCGAACAGTGCACCCAACTGGCTCTCCAGCGCCGGATTTTTCAGGTAAAGACCTACAATTCCACACATATTGCTGACCTCATGCCGGCCCTGCCGGCGATAAAGCGTTGTTTCATTGGCTGCGCCGGATCAGAAGAACTCGGCGTAGTGTTTGATTTCCCAGTCGGAGACGTGGCGGCTGTACTCCACCCATTCCGCGCGCTTGACGGCGAGGAACTCGGACACGATTTCCGGCCCCATCTTCTCGGTGAACAGGGTGTCCGCCTCGAGCGCATCCAGCGCTTCGTTCAGGTTCTGCGGCAGGATGCCGACGCCCTTGGCCTGGATCTGCTCCAGCGACAGGTCGTACAGGTTGACGTTCATCGGCTCGCCCGGGTCCAGCTCCCGCTCCACCCCGTCCATGCCCGCGGCGATCAGCGCAGCGTGTACGAGGTATGGGTTGCAACCGGAGTCCGGCAGGCGGAACTCAAGGCGGCCGTAGGGCACCCGCACCATGGCGGAGCGATTGTTGTCGCCGTAGCAGATGTAGGCCGGCGCCCAGGTGGCGCCGGACGCGCTGCCGCCCACCACCAGTCGCTTGTAGGAATTGACCGTCGGCGCGGCAAAGGCGCAGATGGCGCGGGCGTGTTCCAGGATGCCCGCGGTGAAGTGGTAGGCCAGCTTCGACAGCCCCATGCCGTGGCGATCACTGGGATCGTGGAACAGGTTCTTGCCGTCGGCGTCGGTGATCGACAGGTGGAAGTGCATGCCGTTACCGGTCCGGTCGGAGGCCGGCTTGGGCATGAACGAGCACACCATGCCCATCTTGTTGGCGATCTCGCCCGCGGCCATGCGCACGAAGGTAAACCGGTCGGCCGAGGTGAGCGCGTCGCTGTAGGTGTAGTTGATCTCGAACTGGCCGTTGGCGTCCTCGTGATCGATCTGGTAGACGTCGAAATCCACCGCCTGCAGCGACTCCACCAACTGCTCCAGGAACTCCCGCGAGCGGGACAGCCCCTTGTAGTCGTAGCAGGGCTTGTCGAGCACGTCGCTC
This genomic window contains:
- the glnT gene encoding type III glutamate--ammonia ligase; translated protein: MTPTEISHFIDENEIKYILAQFVDIHGVAKTKSVPASGLGNVVESGAGFAGFAVWGMGMQPHGPDFMARGDLATLSKVPWQPGYARIACDGYVNDAPHPYCSRVILKRQLALLEARDWTLNTGLEPEFSLFNRAEDGSLMPVDESDVLDKPCYDYKGLSRSREFLEQLVESLQAVDFDVYQIDHEDANGQFEINYTYSDALTSADRFTFVRMAAGEIANKMGMVCSFMPKPASDRTGNGMHFHLSITDADGKNLFHDPSDRHGMGLSKLAYHFTAGILEHARAICAFAAPTVNSYKRLVVGGSASGATWAPAYICYGDNNRSAMVRVPYGRLEFRLPDSGCNPYLVHAALIAAGMDGVERELDPGEPMNVNLYDLSLEQIQAKGVGILPQNLNEALDALEADTLFTEKMGPEIVSEFLAVKRAEWVEYSRHVSDWEIKHYAEFF